A part of Pararhizobium sp. A13 genomic DNA contains:
- the queA gene encoding tRNA preQ1(34) S-adenosylmethionine ribosyltransferase-isomerase QueA, translating to MRVDLFDFDLPEENIALRPASPRDSARMLVVRPQQEEPLSDRGVLDLPSYLRPGDALVFNDTKVIPAQLEGLRRRGEDIVTEVSLTLHMRAGPDRWKAFARPAKRLKPGDRIEFGHGSNACLMGSLDATVEAKGEAGEVTLRFDLSGPALDEAILAVGHIPLPPYIASKRPEDEKDRTDYQTVYAREQGAVAAPTAGLHFTDRLFAALDTMGIERHFVTLHVGAGTFLPMKVDDTEDHVMHEEIGHVGADVAERLNAVKARGGRIVCVGTTSLRLIESAARENGEIAPWSGPTGIFITPGYRFRAVDVLMTNFHLPKSTLFMLVSAFSGLETMRRAYAHAIDHGYRFYSYGDSSLLFRDDS from the coding sequence CGACCTGTTCGATTTCGATCTCCCCGAGGAAAACATTGCGCTGAGGCCTGCGAGCCCGCGCGACAGCGCGCGTATGCTCGTCGTGCGACCGCAACAGGAAGAGCCGCTTTCGGACCGCGGCGTTTTGGACCTGCCGTCCTACCTGCGCCCCGGCGACGCGCTGGTTTTCAACGATACGAAGGTCATCCCGGCGCAGCTCGAAGGCCTGCGCCGGCGTGGCGAGGACATCGTAACCGAGGTGTCGCTCACCTTGCACATGCGCGCAGGACCCGATCGCTGGAAAGCCTTTGCCCGGCCCGCCAAGCGCTTGAAGCCTGGTGACCGCATAGAATTCGGCCACGGCTCCAACGCCTGCCTGATGGGCTCGCTGGATGCGACCGTCGAGGCCAAAGGCGAGGCGGGCGAGGTGACCCTGCGTTTCGACCTGTCCGGACCGGCGCTCGATGAAGCGATCCTGGCTGTCGGTCATATCCCGCTACCCCCCTATATCGCCTCCAAGCGGCCGGAGGACGAGAAGGACCGCACCGATTATCAGACCGTCTATGCGCGCGAGCAGGGCGCGGTCGCCGCCCCAACAGCAGGGCTGCATTTCACCGACCGGCTTTTCGCGGCATTGGATACGATGGGCATCGAACGCCACTTCGTCACGCTTCATGTCGGCGCTGGTACGTTTTTGCCGATGAAGGTCGACGACACCGAAGACCACGTCATGCACGAAGAGATCGGTCATGTGGGCGCGGATGTGGCGGAGCGGCTCAATGCGGTCAAGGCGAGGGGCGGGCGCATCGTCTGCGTCGGAACGACCTCTCTGAGGTTGATCGAAAGTGCGGCCCGTGAAAATGGCGAGATCGCGCCCTGGTCGGGCCCGACCGGCATCTTCATCACGCCCGGCTACCGGTTCCGTGCCGTCGATGTGCTGATGACCAATTTTCACTTGCCGAAGTCGACGCTGTTCATGCTCGTTTCGGCCTTCAGCGGCCTTGAGACGATGCGACGCGCCTATGCCCACGCGATCGACCACGGCTACCGCTTCTATTCTTACGGCGATTCCAGCCTGCTTTTCCGGGATGATTCATGA
- the tgt gene encoding tRNA guanosine(34) transglycosylase Tgt codes for MTETFQFNLLATDGKARRGTVSMPRGEIRTPAFMPVGTVGTVKAMYLDQVRDLGADIILGNTYHLMLRPGAERVARLGGLHKLIRWPYPILTDSGGFQVMSLSGLRKLDEMGVTFKSHVDGSLHHMSPERSIEIQGLLGSDIQMQLDECVRLPAEPKEIERAMEMSFRWAERCKVAFGDQPGKAMFGIVQGGDIPALRERSAEALSGLGLKGYAIGGLAVGEPQAVMLDMIDTTCPYLPAEKPRYLMGVGTPDDILKSVARGIDMFDCVMPTRSGRHGLAFTRHGRINMRNARHAEDMRPLDDQSSCPASHDYSRAYLHHLVRSNESLGGMLLTWNNLSYYQDLMAGIRQAIEEGRYADFMAETQEAWARGEAEAKQAA; via the coding sequence ATGACCGAGACATTTCAGTTCAATCTTCTCGCCACCGATGGCAAGGCCCGCCGCGGTACGGTGTCGATGCCGCGGGGCGAGATCCGTACGCCCGCCTTCATGCCGGTCGGCACGGTGGGTACCGTCAAGGCGATGTATCTCGACCAGGTGCGCGATCTTGGCGCCGACATCATCCTTGGCAACACCTACCATCTGATGTTGCGGCCGGGGGCGGAGCGCGTCGCGAGGCTCGGCGGCCTGCACAAGCTGATCCGCTGGCCCTATCCGATCCTCACCGACTCTGGCGGTTTCCAGGTTATGTCGCTCTCCGGCCTGCGCAAGCTCGACGAGATGGGGGTGACCTTCAAGAGCCATGTCGACGGCTCGCTGCACCATATGTCGCCGGAGCGCTCGATCGAGATCCAGGGACTGCTCGGCAGCGACATCCAGATGCAACTCGATGAATGCGTTCGTCTGCCGGCAGAGCCGAAGGAGATCGAACGGGCGATGGAGATGTCGTTCCGCTGGGCAGAGCGCTGCAAGGTCGCCTTTGGCGATCAGCCCGGCAAGGCGATGTTCGGCATCGTCCAGGGCGGTGACATTCCGGCACTGCGCGAGCGATCAGCGGAGGCGCTGTCGGGGCTTGGCCTCAAGGGCTATGCCATCGGCGGCCTTGCTGTCGGCGAGCCGCAGGCGGTGATGCTCGACATGATAGACACGACCTGCCCATATCTGCCGGCCGAGAAGCCGCGTTACCTAATGGGCGTCGGAACGCCGGACGACATTCTGAAATCGGTTGCGCGGGGCATCGACATGTTCGACTGCGTCATGCCGACCCGTTCCGGTCGTCACGGCCTGGCCTTCACCCGCCACGGCCGCATCAACATGCGCAACGCCCGCCATGCCGAAGATATGCGGCCACTGGATGACCAGTCTTCCTGCCCGGCGTCGCACGACTATTCGCGCGCCTACCTGCATCACCTTGTCCGTTCGAACGAGTCCCTTGGCGGCATGCTTTTGACCTGGAACAACCTGTCCTACTACCAGGACCTGATGGCCGGAATCCGTCAGGCGATCGAGGAGGGGCGCTATGCCGATTTCATGGCCGAGACGCAGGAAGCCTGGGCTCGGGGCGAGGCCGAAGCCAAGCAGGCCGCTTGA
- a CDS encoding DUF4864 domain-containing protein produces the protein MIRLLKACACIVILMISMPLARAAEPVDTAQSIIQNQIEAFLNDDAETAYSFASPQIKGKFPDKTIFFDMVKRGYAPVYRPGNFAFGRSKVEGDTVVQEVLISGPDGKDWTALYFLVKQPDGTYKINGVQMLQQAPGPEI, from the coding sequence ATGATCCGGTTACTGAAAGCCTGCGCCTGTATTGTAATCCTGATGATCTCGATGCCCCTGGCTCGCGCGGCGGAACCGGTCGATACGGCCCAATCGATCATCCAGAACCAGATTGAGGCCTTCCTCAACGATGATGCGGAGACGGCCTATTCCTTCGCCTCGCCGCAGATCAAGGGAAAGTTCCCCGACAAGACCATCTTCTTCGACATGGTGAAGCGCGGTTATGCCCCCGTCTACCGACCGGGCAATTTCGCCTTCGGACGCAGCAAGGTCGAAGGCGATACCGTGGTGCAGGAAGTGTTGATCTCAGGACCGGACGGCAAGGACTGGACGGCGCTGTACTTCCTCGTCAAGCAGCCGGACGGCACCTACAAGATCAACGGTGTCCAGATGCTGCAGCAGGCCCCCGGCCCCGAAATCTAA
- a CDS encoding FAD-binding oxidoreductase → MSAVSNRLLSSNLYAETAHPAPLAPPLGTDCSVSVAIVGAGLAGLSAALHLAEMGVDVCVLEAHEPGWGASGRNGGQINPGLKFNPDELFARFGADLGRRMIAMTWGAPDFTFDLIRRLGIDCDARQNGTLRAATNATTLESVRETAAQCAAHRMPVRFLDAAETHAATGTGRYPAALFDPRGGDLHPLNYARGLAAAAQTAGAIIHGGSRVRSARRQSGKWLLRTKNATVSAEKLLLVTNAYTDELWPDLKKSLVPVYSSIMATEPLPDHLAARILPRRPVLYESGHITVYYRLDAQNRLLIGGRGPQRALERKTAALDYLKLYAERLWPELAAARWTHAWNGQLAITPDHLPHLHEPSEDVLLYLGCNGRGVALATAMGKQMADRLAIGPQAPINLPVSRIQPMRFHAFWPVGVHAAMLWGRLKDRLGL, encoded by the coding sequence ATGTCCGCCGTATCCAACCGCCTGCTGTCGTCCAATCTCTATGCCGAGACTGCGCATCCGGCTCCGCTGGCGCCGCCGCTCGGTACCGATTGCAGCGTATCTGTCGCTATTGTCGGCGCAGGCCTGGCTGGACTGTCCGCCGCCCTGCATCTCGCGGAAATGGGCGTCGATGTCTGTGTGCTCGAGGCCCATGAACCCGGCTGGGGTGCCTCCGGGCGCAATGGCGGACAGATCAATCCCGGGCTCAAGTTCAATCCCGATGAACTGTTTGCCCGGTTTGGAGCGGATCTCGGCCGCCGCATGATTGCCATGACCTGGGGCGCGCCGGATTTCACCTTCGACCTCATTCGCCGTCTTGGCATCGATTGCGACGCACGGCAGAACGGCACCTTGCGTGCTGCAACGAATGCCACGACCCTGGAGTCCGTCCGCGAGACCGCCGCTCAATGCGCCGCTCACCGCATGCCAGTGCGGTTTCTCGACGCTGCGGAAACACATGCGGCAACAGGGACAGGCCGGTATCCGGCAGCCTTGTTTGATCCGCGTGGCGGGGACCTGCATCCGCTGAACTATGCCCGCGGCCTAGCGGCGGCGGCGCAGACCGCCGGGGCAATTATCCACGGCGGCAGTCGTGTCCGTTCGGCCCGCCGACAATCCGGAAAATGGCTGCTGCGAACCAAAAACGCCACAGTTTCAGCCGAGAAATTGCTTTTAGTTACAAATGCCTATACCGATGAGTTGTGGCCTGACCTGAAGAAATCTCTGGTCCCGGTCTATAGCTCCATTATGGCGACCGAGCCCCTGCCCGACCATCTTGCGGCGCGCATCCTGCCGCGACGTCCTGTGCTCTATGAAAGCGGCCATATCACCGTCTATTATCGCCTCGACGCTCAGAACCGGCTGCTGATCGGCGGGCGTGGACCTCAACGTGCGCTGGAGCGCAAGACTGCCGCGCTTGACTATCTCAAGCTTTACGCGGAACGCCTATGGCCCGAGCTTGCTGCGGCCCGCTGGACGCATGCCTGGAACGGCCAGTTGGCGATCACGCCGGATCATCTGCCACATCTGCACGAACCGAGCGAAGACGTGTTGCTCTACCTCGGCTGCAATGGCCGGGGCGTCGCCTTAGCCACGGCGATGGGCAAGCAAATGGCCGACCGTCTCGCGATCGGCCCGCAAGCACCGATCAATCTTCCAGTGAGCCGTATCCAGCCGATGCGCTTTCACGCCTTCTGGCCGGTCGGCGTTCACGCGGCGATGCTGTGGGGGCGGCTGAAAGACCGGCTGGGCCTTTAG
- a CDS encoding type II toxin-antitoxin system RelE/ParE family toxin → MIVGFRDEWLRTFFVEDVHSRNIPADLESRLFRKLQMIDDATTDQDLRVPPSNHFEKLRGNLDGLHSIRVNKQWRVVFRWDGSRGEASEVYLDDHSYR, encoded by the coding sequence ATGATCGTCGGTTTTCGGGACGAATGGTTGCGGACCTTCTTTGTGGAGGATGTCCACTCCCGGAACATTCCAGCCGACCTCGAAAGCCGGTTGTTCCGCAAACTCCAGATGATCGACGACGCGACGACCGATCAGGACTTGCGTGTGCCGCCCAGCAACCATTTCGAGAAACTGCGCGGTAATCTCGATGGTTTGCATTCAATCCGCGTCAACAAGCAATGGCGGGTGGTCTTTCGATGGGATGGCAGTCGTGGCGAGGCGTCCGAGGTCTATCTTGACGACCATAGCTATCGATGA
- a CDS encoding HigA family addiction module antitoxin, whose product MLMTKRKPATVGEILTEEFMQPLDLTQAALAEAMGVQRKHVNELCNDRRNVTAATALILARVFGNSPDFWLNVQRRSDLWDAMHSPKELARIERAKPLATAA is encoded by the coding sequence ATGCTGATGACCAAGCGTAAGCCGGCGACGGTCGGCGAAATCCTGACGGAAGAATTCATGCAGCCGCTTGACCTGACGCAGGCGGCCTTGGCCGAGGCAATGGGCGTCCAGCGCAAGCATGTGAACGAATTGTGCAACGACCGCCGCAACGTGACGGCGGCAACCGCGCTGATCCTGGCGCGTGTGTTTGGTAACAGCCCGGACTTCTGGCTCAACGTGCAGCGGCGCAGCGACTTATGGGATGCCATGCACAGCCCCAAGGAACTGGCGCGGATCGAGCGCGCGAAGCCGCTGGCGACAGCGGCATAG
- a CDS encoding phosphoribosylaminoimidazolesuccinocarboxamide synthase has product MRILSDAFIPELPGRYKGKVRENYDLPDGRRIIIATDRLSAFDVILTAIPFKGQVLTQTARYWFEETADICPNHVIDYPDPNVVVGTRLDILPVEIVVRGYLAGTTSTSILTKYRNGERDMYGIRLPDGLKDNEKLPQPIITPTSKAFDGGHDEPLSAADILSQKLLTPEQWETVSRYALALFQRGQERAAERGLILVDTKYEFGTDKDGRIVLADEIHTPDSSRYWIAESYAESFASGARPRSFDKDFVRAWVTERCDPYKDPIPEIPADLVEQTSKVYIEAYETITGQRFVADLSGTTVLDRIRRNLQPYFS; this is encoded by the coding sequence TTGCGCATTCTTTCAGACGCTTTCATTCCCGAGTTGCCGGGACGCTACAAGGGCAAGGTTCGTGAGAACTACGATCTGCCGGATGGCCGCCGGATCATCATTGCGACGGATCGGCTGAGCGCTTTCGACGTCATCCTGACCGCGATCCCGTTCAAGGGCCAGGTTTTGACGCAGACGGCCCGCTACTGGTTCGAGGAAACGGCCGATATCTGCCCGAACCACGTCATCGACTATCCGGATCCCAACGTCGTCGTCGGCACAAGGCTCGATATCCTGCCGGTCGAAATTGTCGTGCGCGGTTATCTGGCCGGCACGACCAGCACGTCGATCCTGACCAAATACCGCAACGGCGAACGCGACATGTACGGCATCCGGCTGCCGGACGGCCTGAAGGACAACGAGAAGCTTCCGCAGCCGATCATCACCCCGACCAGCAAGGCCTTCGACGGCGGCCATGACGAGCCGCTGTCCGCCGCAGACATCCTGTCGCAGAAACTGCTGACGCCGGAACAATGGGAAACCGTATCCCGCTATGCGCTGGCGCTGTTTCAGCGCGGCCAGGAGCGCGCTGCCGAACGTGGCCTCATTCTCGTCGATACCAAATATGAATTCGGCACCGACAAGGACGGCCGTATCGTTCTTGCCGACGAGATCCACACGCCCGACAGCAGCCGTTACTGGATTGCCGAGAGCTACGCGGAAAGCTTTGCCTCTGGCGCGCGGCCAAGGAGCTTCGACAAGGATTTCGTGCGCGCCTGGGTGACGGAACGCTGCGATCCCTACAAGGACCCGATCCCGGAAATTCCGGCCGACCTCGTCGAACAGACGTCGAAAGTCTATATAGAGGCCTACGAGACGATTACCGGCCAGCGTTTCGTTGCCGATCTTTCCGGCACCACCGTTCTCGATCGCATCCGGCGCAACCTGCAGCCCTATTTCAGCTGA
- a CDS encoding MBL fold metallo-hydrolase, producing MVARRVFTILGCGSSPGVPRINGDWGACDPANRKNRRTRASLLVEQTGQDGGTTTVVIDTGPDFRAHMIAAKVHNLDAVFYTHAHADHIHGIDDLRGYVQHTGERMPIWADAVTMERIREAFRYCLETPPESGYPPIVEAKIIDPALPPITIAGAGGTIVFQPLLQYHGSIVSLGFRIGDFAYCSDVSGFPQETIDKLSGLDALVIDTLQYKFHPSHLSVEQSLGWIERFAPKHAVLTHMHTPLDYETVMRETPDHVEPAYDGMRLEFDVTDEVVPVS from the coding sequence GTGGTGGCGCGTCGGGTCTTTACCATTCTCGGCTGCGGCTCGTCTCCTGGCGTGCCGCGCATCAATGGCGACTGGGGTGCCTGCGATCCGGCCAATCGCAAAAACCGCCGTACGCGCGCGTCCCTGCTTGTCGAACAGACAGGTCAGGATGGCGGAACGACAACCGTCGTTATCGATACGGGACCGGATTTTCGCGCGCATATGATCGCGGCGAAGGTCCACAACCTGGATGCCGTGTTCTACACCCATGCGCATGCCGATCATATTCATGGTATCGATGATCTGCGCGGCTACGTGCAACACACCGGCGAACGAATGCCGATCTGGGCCGATGCTGTGACCATGGAGCGCATTCGCGAGGCCTTTCGCTACTGCCTGGAGACGCCGCCTGAAAGCGGCTATCCGCCGATCGTCGAGGCGAAGATCATCGATCCGGCGCTGCCGCCGATCACGATCGCCGGCGCTGGCGGCACGATTGTCTTTCAGCCGCTGCTGCAGTACCACGGTAGCATCGTGTCACTCGGATTTCGCATCGGCGATTTTGCCTATTGCAGCGATGTCAGCGGGTTCCCTCAGGAAACGATCGACAAGCTTTCGGGGCTCGATGCGCTGGTGATCGATACGCTGCAATACAAGTTCCACCCAAGCCATCTGTCGGTGGAACAGTCACTCGGCTGGATCGAACGCTTCGCTCCGAAACACGCCGTGCTGACCCACATGCATACGCCGCTCGACTACGAGACTGTGATGCGCGAGACGCCGGATCATGTGGAGCCGGCCTATGACGGGATGCGGCTGGAATTCGACGTGACGGACGAGGTCGTCCCGGTCAGCTGA
- a CDS encoding TatD family hydrolase, which produces MLIDTHCHLDFPDFEAERDAIVARAHAAGVGQMITISTRVKRFETILSIAESYANVFCSVGTHPHNADEELDIETADLVRLSAHPKVVAIGEAGLDYFYDNAPRDAQAIGLRRHIAAARETGLPLVIHSRSADEDMAAILTEETGRGAFPFLLHCFSSGPDLARVGVELGGYVSFSGILTFPKSEELREIAKTVPHDRMIVETDAPYLAPKPFRGKRNEPAYVAHTAQVLAETIGVSVDEIATITTENAFRVFSKMPRL; this is translated from the coding sequence ATGCTGATCGACACCCATTGCCATCTGGATTTTCCGGATTTCGAGGCCGAGCGCGACGCGATCGTCGCGCGCGCGCATGCAGCCGGTGTCGGCCAGATGATCACGATCTCAACGCGGGTGAAGAGGTTCGAGACGATCCTTAGCATCGCCGAATCCTATGCCAACGTCTTCTGCTCGGTCGGCACGCATCCGCACAATGCCGACGAGGAACTGGATATCGAGACGGCTGATCTGGTGCGTCTTTCGGCGCATCCGAAAGTCGTCGCGATCGGCGAGGCTGGGCTCGACTATTTCTACGACAATGCGCCGCGCGATGCGCAGGCAATCGGCCTGCGCCGCCATATCGCCGCCGCGCGGGAAACCGGCCTGCCGCTGGTGATCCACAGCCGCTCTGCCGACGAGGACATGGCCGCGATCCTGACCGAGGAAACGGGGAGGGGGGCCTTCCCTTTCCTGCTGCACTGCTTTTCTTCCGGGCCTGACCTCGCGCGCGTCGGCGTCGAGCTCGGCGGCTATGTTTCCTTTTCCGGTATCCTGACGTTTCCGAAGTCGGAGGAACTGCGCGAGATAGCCAAGACCGTGCCGCACGACCGAATGATCGTTGAAACCGACGCGCCTTATCTGGCGCCGAAGCCGTTCCGCGGCAAGCGCAACGAACCGGCCTATGTCGCTCACACGGCACAGGTTCTGGCCGAGACGATCGGCGTTTCGGTGGACGAGATCGCGACGATCACGACGGAGAACGCTTTCCGCGTCTTCTCTAAAATGCCGAGGCTCTGA
- the metG gene encoding methionine--tRNA ligase: MTDTSPFYITTAISYPNGKPHIGHAYELIATDAMARYQRLDGRDVFFLTGTDEHGQKMQQTARKEGISAQELADRNSAEFQKMAVLLNASNDDFIRTTEKRHYEAVKNIWIRMGEAGDLYKDSYSGWYSVRDEAYYQEGETELRADGVRYGPQGSPVEWVEEASYFFKLSAYQEKLLKHYEENPDFIGPAERRNEVISFVKSGLKDLSMSRTTFDWGIPVPYDPGHVMYVWVDALTNYVTATGYLTDPEGPRAKYWPANIHMIGKDIIRFHAVYWPAFLMSAGLPLPKKVFAHGFLLNKGEKMSKSLGNVVDPFNLVEHFGLDQIRYFFLREVSFGQDGSYSEEGIATRINSDLANGIGNLASRSLSMIVKNCDGQIPECGPLTEEDNAMLASADALHASTRDDMNALMIHRALTSIIAVVSEADRYFASQEPWALKKTDPARMATVLYVTADVVRQIAILLQPFMPESAGKLLDLVAVPADKRDFASLGEAGRLVAGTALEAPKPVFPRYVAPEA; encoded by the coding sequence ATGACCGACACGTCCCCGTTTTACATCACCACCGCGATCTCCTACCCGAACGGCAAGCCGCATATCGGCCATGCCTACGAGTTGATTGCGACGGATGCGATGGCCCGCTACCAGCGGCTGGACGGACGCGACGTGTTTTTCCTGACGGGGACAGACGAACACGGCCAGAAGATGCAGCAAACGGCCCGCAAGGAAGGCATTTCAGCGCAGGAGCTGGCGGACAGGAACTCGGCCGAATTCCAGAAGATGGCCGTTCTCCTCAATGCCTCGAATGATGATTTCATTCGCACGACCGAGAAGCGCCACTACGAAGCCGTAAAGAATATCTGGATCCGCATGGGCGAGGCGGGCGACCTCTACAAGGACAGCTATTCGGGCTGGTATTCCGTGCGCGACGAAGCCTACTATCAGGAAGGCGAGACCGAGCTACGCGCCGACGGCGTGCGCTATGGGCCTCAAGGGTCGCCGGTCGAGTGGGTGGAAGAGGCGAGCTACTTCTTCAAGCTTTCCGCCTATCAGGAAAAGCTGCTGAAACACTACGAGGAAAACCCGGATTTCATCGGCCCCGCCGAGCGCCGCAATGAGGTGATTTCCTTCGTGAAATCCGGCCTGAAGGATCTCTCCATGTCGCGCACGACGTTCGACTGGGGTATTCCGGTGCCATACGATCCCGGCCATGTCATGTATGTCTGGGTCGACGCGCTGACCAACTACGTCACCGCGACCGGCTACCTGACGGATCCGGAAGGGCCGCGGGCGAAATACTGGCCGGCGAACATCCACATGATCGGCAAGGACATCATTCGCTTTCACGCGGTCTACTGGCCTGCCTTCCTGATGTCGGCCGGCCTGCCTTTGCCGAAGAAGGTCTTTGCGCATGGCTTCCTGCTCAACAAGGGTGAGAAGATGTCGAAGTCGCTCGGCAACGTCGTCGATCCCTTCAATCTGGTCGAGCATTTCGGCCTCGACCAGATCCGTTATTTTTTCCTGCGCGAAGTCTCCTTCGGTCAGGACGGCAGTTACAGCGAGGAGGGGATCGCGACCCGCATCAATTCCGATCTTGCCAATGGCATCGGCAATCTCGCCAGCCGATCGCTGTCGATGATTGTCAAGAACTGCGACGGTCAGATCCCCGAATGCGGACCGCTGACCGAAGAGGACAACGCGATGCTGGCATCGGCGGACGCGCTGCATGCCTCGACGCGCGACGACATGAACGCGCTGATGATCCATCGGGCGCTGACCTCGATCATCGCCGTGGTGTCCGAGGCCGACCGCTACTTCGCAAGCCAGGAACCGTGGGCGTTGAAGAAAACCGATCCGGCCCGCATGGCGACCGTGCTTTACGTCACGGCCGACGTCGTGCGCCAGATTGCCATCCTGCTGCAGCCCTTCATGCCGGAATCGGCCGGAAAGCTGCTCGACCTCGTCGCCGTTCCGGCCGACAAGCGCGATTTCGCGTCTCTTGGCGAAGCGGGGCGTCTGGTCGCAGGTACGGCTCTGGAGGCACCGAAGCCGGTTTTCCCGCGCTACGTCGCGCCGGAAGCATGA
- a CDS encoding DNA polymerase III subunit delta' translates to MSTDRFDVLEGAIPPAENTKLFGHADAEHFLAQSYRSGKGHHAILIEGPAGVGKATLAFRFANHVLTYPDPSLAPAKLADPDPHSIVSRQIASGASHNLLHLTRPVDDKTGKVKSAITVDEVRRAGKFFSQTSGTGNWRIVIVDPADDLNRNAANAILKILEEPPKRSLFLVLTHAPGKLLPTIRSRCLPLQLKPLAPGALRDAMTNLGFDLSGPDAQKVLAAADGSVSEALKLINYGGLDIMTAFEAILVGQGPAIRKDMHKLADVLSAKDSETIFDFFSALVSGHIMRVARQAAAAGDIAGAERFARLSSATSERLSLAQAYNLDRKQTVLSILDDIKTQSLPAI, encoded by the coding sequence ATGAGCACCGATCGATTTGACGTTCTGGAAGGCGCGATCCCGCCCGCCGAGAATACGAAGCTCTTCGGTCATGCGGATGCCGAGCATTTTCTGGCCCAAAGCTACCGGTCGGGGAAAGGGCACCACGCCATTCTGATCGAGGGGCCGGCGGGTGTCGGCAAGGCAACGCTTGCCTTCCGCTTCGCCAACCATGTGTTGACGTATCCGGACCCATCATTGGCACCGGCGAAACTGGCCGATCCCGATCCGCATTCGATCGTCAGCCGGCAGATCGCCTCCGGCGCCTCGCACAACCTCTTGCATCTGACACGGCCGGTCGACGACAAGACCGGCAAGGTCAAGAGCGCCATCACCGTCGACGAGGTACGCCGAGCGGGAAAATTCTTCTCGCAGACGTCTGGGACCGGCAACTGGCGGATCGTCATCGTCGATCCCGCCGATGATCTCAACCGCAATGCCGCCAACGCAATCCTGAAAATTCTCGAGGAGCCGCCGAAACGGTCGTTGTTCCTGGTGCTGACCCATGCGCCGGGCAAGCTGCTGCCGACGATCCGTTCGCGCTGCCTGCCGCTGCAGTTGAAGCCGCTGGCGCCCGGCGCTTTGCGCGACGCGATGACCAATCTGGGCTTTGACCTCTCCGGTCCGGACGCGCAAAAGGTGCTCGCTGCGGCGGATGGCAGCGTGTCGGAAGCGTTGAAGCTGATCAACTATGGTGGCCTCGACATCATGACCGCCTTTGAAGCGATCCTTGTCGGGCAGGGGCCGGCGATCCGCAAGGATATGCACAAGCTCGCCGATGTTCTTTCCGCCAAGGACAGCGAGACCATTTTCGATTTCTTTTCGGCGCTGGTGAGCGGGCATATCATGCGGGTAGCACGCCAGGCGGCAGCCGCTGGCGACATCGCCGGGGCCGAACGCTTTGCGCGGCTGTCGTCGGCCACCAGCGAGCGGCTTTCTCTGGCGCAAGCCTATAATCTGGATCGCAAACAGACCGTTCTTTCGATCCTCGACGACATCAAGACGCAGTCCCTTCCGGCGATCTGA
- the tmk gene encoding dTMP kinase yields MSVGKGLFVTFEGGEGAGKSTQIRLLADSLRDRGCTVLTTREPGGSPGAEAVRHVLLSGAAQEFGVRMEAILFAAARSDHVEQVIRPALLNGTVVLCDRFMDSSRVYQGVTGNLEPSFIEALERVAVNGVTPHCTIIFDLPASIGLDRVRRRAAVAEAPAGEEVELDRFEKEELETHEKRREAFLDIARADPRRCHVVDAAASASDIAAAVLAIVEPLLPQDGDGPETEAAQ; encoded by the coding sequence GTGTCAGTCGGAAAAGGCCTGTTCGTTACATTCGAGGGCGGCGAGGGGGCTGGAAAATCCACCCAGATTCGCCTGCTTGCCGATTCCCTGCGTGACCGCGGCTGCACGGTTCTGACCACGCGTGAGCCCGGCGGCTCGCCGGGCGCGGAGGCCGTGCGGCACGTGCTTCTCTCCGGTGCGGCGCAGGAATTTGGGGTGCGCATGGAAGCTATTCTTTTTGCCGCCGCACGAAGCGATCATGTCGAACAAGTCATTCGGCCGGCACTTCTGAACGGCACCGTCGTCCTGTGCGACCGGTTCATGGACTCCTCGCGCGTCTATCAGGGGGTGACCGGCAATCTGGAGCCCTCCTTCATCGAAGCGCTCGAGCGGGTCGCGGTCAACGGCGTGACCCCGCATTGCACCATCATCTTCGATCTGCCGGCATCCATCGGTCTCGACCGTGTGCGCCGCCGCGCGGCTGTGGCGGAGGCGCCAGCCGGCGAGGAGGTCGAACTCGACCGCTTCGAGAAAGAGGAACTCGAAACGCATGAAAAGCGCCGCGAGGCTTTCCTTGATATCGCCAGAGCCGATCCGAGGCGCTGTCATGTGGTCGACGCGGCAGCGAGCGCCAGCGATATTGCCGCCGCCGTGCTTGCGATTGTCGAGCCGTTGCTGCCACAGGATGGCGACGGGCCGGAAACGGAAGCGGCCCAATGA